In Takifugu flavidus isolate HTHZ2018 chromosome 13, ASM371156v2, whole genome shotgun sequence, the following are encoded in one genomic region:
- the cep41 gene encoding LOW QUALITY PROTEIN: centrosomal protein of 41 kDa (The sequence of the model RefSeq protein was modified relative to this genomic sequence to represent the inferred CDS: deleted 2 bases in 1 codon), whose product MSFSRSIGSAKYTEARFPKNPKYEHIKRKLDTGHSVTKYMERLADIKKNYRYQKDEIFKRLKVETLAQLILQVSIISDQSESDEIESQVTEESLSLASESDTQSPSEESSKASSPLCSPAVEDSDVCSTERSLLISVINGVGEMDLKLKDDNLGIKAVYKNMPPEKPCPDCPYLLLDLRDREEFDSCHIISAHSFPSVMLLRTMNPFTKEILEYKNRPGKIIIIYDEDERIAVQAATSMCQRGIDNLFMLSGGLKVVAQTFPEGMTTGTFPASCWASPPTSRRKKSTAPPPPPQRQPAAAETRCWFTEDELVKIQERLDKLLPYSNSSSKTISVRKKPDLSTCVYRSMFSCVFSCVHQLDVQLSDVSEAQHQSPEDTVEIERQSRPGWKRRLLQ is encoded by the exons ATGTCGTTCAGTCGGAGCATCGGTAGTGCGAAG tATACGGAAGCAAGGTTCCCTAAAAACCCGAAATATGAACATATTAAAAGAAAGCTGGACACAG GACATAGCGTTACAAAGTACATGGAAAGACTGGCAGATATTAAAAAAA ATTATAGGTATCAGAAGGATGAAATATTCAAGCGGTTAAAAGTGGAAACGCTTGCACAGTTG ATACTTCAGGTATCCATCATATCAGACCAGAGTGAGAGTGATGAAATTGAGTCCCAAGTCACGGAAG AGAGTCTGTCATTGGCATCTGAGTCAGACACACAGTCTCCCTCTGAAGAGTCCTCGAAGGCCTCATCTCCATTGTGTTCTCCAGCTGTGGAAGATTCTGACGTCTGCTCCACTGAGAGGTCGCTGCTGATCAG CGTCATTAATGGCGTGGGAGAGATGGACCTCAAGCTGAAGGATGACAATTTAGGAATCAAGGCGGTCTACAAAAACATGCCCCCCGAGAAGCCCTGTCCCGATTGCCCCTACCTGCTGCTGGATCTACGGGACCGGGAGGAGTTCGACTCCTGCCACATCATCAGCG CTCACAGTTTCCCCTCGGTCATGTTGCTCCGAACTATGAACCCCTTCACAAAGGAAATACTGGAATAT AAAAACAGACCAGGGAAAATCATCATTATTTATGATGAGGACGAAAGGATCGCCGTGCAGGCAGCCACCTCCATGTGTCAGCGCGGAATCGATAATCTCTTCATGCTATCAGGAG GCCTGAAGGTAGTCGCTCAGACTTTCCCAGAAGGTATGACCACAGGAACCTTCCCAGCCTCATGCTGGGCCTCTCCCCCGACATCTCGGAGGAAGAAAAGcaccgcgccgccgccgccgccgcagcgtcagccagcagcagccgagACCAGATGTTGGTTCACAGAAGACGAGCTGGTCAAGATCCAGGAGCGACTGGACAAGCTCCTCCcctacagcaacagcagcagtaagaCCATTTCTGTCAGGAAAAAGCCAGATTTGTCCACA TGTGTCTACCGCAGCATGTTCTCATGCGTGTTCTCATGCGT CCACCAACTTGACGTCCAGCTCTCGGACGTCAGCGAGGCCCAGCACCAGAGTCCAGAGGATACCGTGGAGATAGAACGTCAAAGCAGACCTGGATGGAAGCGCCGTCTGCTTCAGTAG
- the cpa5 gene encoding carboxypeptidase A5, translating to MMRGLLVFATLFVAALCRETFVGDKVLRIIPKNEAQLSFLKSMEDMPEIDVWRGVTEVGIPVDVRVPAQHLPVVKVHLQSQDIQHSTMIEDLQVLLDEELEGMESAARFADPRNTDSFDYSNYHTLSEIYSFQDMLVAENPSLVSKIVIGQSYQGRALNVLKFSTGGSNRPAIWIDTGIHSREWVTQASGTWFAKKIVTDYGKDPALTAILNKMDIFLEIVTNPDGFYYTHNNNRMWRKTRKPNPGSSCVGVDPNRNWDAGFGGPGASGSPCSETYRGTRAHSESEVKSIVDFVKAHGNIKAFISIHSYSQMLLYPYGYTRTPVKEQAELHSLAKKAITDLASLYGTYYRYGSIINTIYQASGGTIDWTYNQGIKYSYTFELRDTGRYGFILPANQILPTAKETWLALMTIMNHTFKNPY from the exons ATGATGAGGGGGTTACTGGTGTTCGCCACGCTCTTTGTCGCTGCTCTCTGCAGGGAGACATTTGTGGG AGATAAAGTGCTGCGTATTATTCCAAAGAATGAGGCTCAGCTCTCCtttctcaagagcatggaggacaTGCCCGAG ATTGACGTCTGGAGGGGAGTGACAGAAGTGGGAATTCCTGTGGATGTCAGAGTTCCCGCCCAGCACCTGCCTGTGGTTAAAGTCCACCTGCAGAGCCAGGACATCCAACACTCCACCATGATCGAGGACTTGCAG gtgctgctggacgAGGAGCTGGAGGGGATGGAGTCGGCTGCTCGTTTCGCTGACCCGAGGAACACCGACAGCTTCGACTACTCCAACTATCACACCCTGAGCGAG ATCTACAGTTTCCAGGACATGCTGGTGGCTGAGAATCCCAGCCTGGTCAGCAAGATTGTGATCGGTCAGAGCTACCAGGGCCGCGCCCTGAACGTGCTGAAG TTCAGCACCGGTGGAAGCAACCGTCCCGCTATCTGGATCGACACTGGAATCCACTCCAGGGAGTGGGTGACTCAGGCTAGCGGCACCTGGTTCGCTAAAAAG ATTGTGACCGATTACGGGAAAGATCCGGCTCTCACTGCCATCCTGAACAAGATGGACATCTTCCTGGAGATTGTAACCAACCCCGATGGCTTCTACTACACCCACAACAAC AACCGTATGTGGCGTAAGACCAGGAAGCCCAACCCTGGATCCAGCTGTGTGGGAGTCGACCCCAACAGAAACTGGGATGCTGGTTTTGGAG GACCCGGCGCAAGTGGCAGCCCCTGCTCAGAGACCTACCGTGGAACCAGAGCTCACTCGGAGAGTGAAGTCAAATCCATCGTGGATTTTGTGAAGGCTCACGGAAACATCAAGGCATTCATCTCCATCCATTCCTACTCCCAGATGCTGCTGTACCCTTACGGCTACACCAGAACTCCAGTGAAGGAACAGGCTGAGCTG CATAGCCTGGCTAAGAAAGCTATTACTGACCTGGCCTCCCTGTACGGTACTTACTACAGATACGGCAGCATCATCAATACCATCT ACCAAGCTAGCGGGGGAACCATTGACTGGACTTACAACCAAGGAATCAAGTACTCCTACACCTTTGAGCTGAGGGACACTGGTCGCTATGGCTTCATCCTGCCGGCCAATCAGATCCTCCCCACAGCCAAGGAGACTTGGCTGGCTCTCATGACCATCATGAATCACACCTTCAAGAACCCCTATTAA
- the tes gene encoding testin, translated as MEIEKEVKKMTLGHEFGAGAACLKCKDKCEGFELHFWRKICRNCKCGLTEHNVQMNTEENKKVGKLFEDTKYTGLIAKLKKDGIPSYEGNMITITLPSPATAHVIPPSASSTLVPPAGPAGIVQPAAAPSAGAAPGAAPNNTAPQAVSAAATPVRGNLVPVHISTASANVAPVPKDAPMKSVTYEWAPPVANKHLAVRYIELLPPEKRPVAGTQGAAYRRQQMARQLPEHDQDPSKCHELSPAEVKKMQQFVRKYKDEALGVGDVLLPEDMAVVQAGGKPGTGEVGGAPGVGGAGSGPGGPAGAGGRGAGSGFRPGSAADAGALSFGNGPSGVVTGSGGTGPSLVPPEEFGPPGGATGTTSTAGAMGALGQPQQSFSCQHCGQPMRLGEPAVYAERAGYDKLWHPACFVCCTCKELLVDMIYFWKKGKLYCGRHYGDSEKPRCAGCDELIFCNEYTQAEGHNWHLKHFCCFDCDCILAGETYVMENDKPVCTPCYMKSYAVKCSSCKKPVDPEAQRVSYGDHHWHAEPQCFQCSGCSKCLIGQRFMAAQGFLFCSVECKKKIMP; from the exons ATGGAGATAGAGAAGGAAGTAAAGAAG ATGACCTTGGGCCATGAGTTTGGTGCTGGCGCCGCCTGCCTGAAGTGCAAGGACAAGTGCGAAGGCTTCGAGCTCCACTTCTGGAG GAAAATCTGCAGAAACTGCAAATGTGGGCTGACGGAGCACAACGTGCAGATGAACACGGAGGAGAACAAGAAGGTTGGGAAGCTTTTCGAAGACACCAAGTACACCGGCCTCATCGCCAAGCTGAAGAAGGACGGCATCCCCAGCTACGAAGGCAACATGATCACCATCACCCTCCCCAGTCCCGCCACCGCGCACGTCATACCGCCCAGCGCCTCCTCCACTctggtgccccctgctggcccggCAGGCATcgtgcagcctgcagcagctccctcaGCGGGCGCTGCTCCTGGTGCTGCGCCCAACAACACGGCACCTCAGGCTGTATCAGCCGCTGCTACACCTGTCAGAGGCAACCTGGTGCCGGTTCATATCAGCACCGCGTCTGCCAATGTGGCGCCGGTTCCCAAAGACGCACCAATGAAATCCGTCACCTACGAGTGGGCGCCACCAGTGGCCAACAAGCACCTG GCAGTGCGCTACATTGAGCTGCTCCCACCAGAGAAGCGTCCTGTGGCCGGCACCCAAGGAGCTGCGTACCGTCGGCAGCAGATGGCCCGTCAGCTGCCCGAGCACGACCAGGACCCGTCCAAGTGCCACGAGCTGAGCCCGGCAGAGGTTAAGAAGATGCAACAGTTTGTCCGCAAGTACAAGGACGAGGCCCTGGGGGTGGGAGATGTCCTGCTGCCTGAAGACATGGCTGTGGTCCAGGCAGGGGGGAAGCCCGGAACAGGGGAAGTCGGAGGTGCTCCTGGTGTTGGAGGGGCAGGTTCTGGACCTGGAGGTCCTGCTGGCGCtggtggaagaggagcaggtTCTGGGTTTAGACCAGGaagtgctgctgatgctggagctcTGTCTTTTGGAAATGGTCCAAGTGGAGTTGTGACGGGGTCTGGTGGTACCGGACCAAGCCTGGTACCACCTGAGGAATTTGGGCCACCCGGAGGAGCCACGGGGACGACCTCCACCGCTGGAGCCATGGGCGCTCTTGGACAACCACAGCAGAGCTTT TCGTGCCAACACTGCGGGCAGCCGATGCGCCTGGGCGAGCCGGCCGTCTACGCCGAGCGGGCCGGTTACGACAAGCTGTGGCACCCCGCCTGCTTCGTGTGCTGTACCTGCAAAGAGCTGCTGGTGGACATGATCTACTTCTGGAAGAAGGGCAAGCTGTACTGCGGACGCCACTACGGGGACAGCGAGAAGCCGCGGTGTGCGGGCTGTGACGAG CTGATCTTCTGCAATGAGTACACGCAGGCCGAGGGCCACAACTGGCACCTGAAGCACTTCTGCTGTTTCGACTGCGACTGCATCCTCGCTGGGGAGACGTACGTGATGGAGAACGACAAACCCGTTTGCACGCCGTGCTACATGAAGAGCTACGCTGTG AAATGCTCCTCCTGCAAGAAGCCAGTGGACCCCGAGGCTCAGAGGGTCTCCTACGGCGACCACCACTGGCACGCCGAGCCACAGTGCTTCCAGTGCTCCGGCTGCTCCAAGTGCCTGATCGGTCAGCGCTTCATGGCTGCGCAGGGcttcctcttctgctcagtGGAGTGCAAGAAGAAAATCATGCCTTAG